GGCGTTTCTTATAACCCCTCTGCAGAGTCTCACGCTAAGCTCATTGACGAAGCTTACAAGGAAGAACTTGCCACCGTTGAGcgtgagaaggaggaagctgCTCTTATTGAGAAATTTGGCTCCGTCGTCGAAGCGCGCAGACATATTGAGCGATCAGAATTTGCCGAAGGTATGATGGTCGGCGATGGCGAATCCGATGGCGAGGAGTCCAGTGGAGATCAGGATCTGCCAGAGAAGAAAGCTTCAAAGCGCAAGACCACCGCCCAGCGTAACCGTCAAGCACGACAACGTGCGATCGAAGAAGCGACTCgacaagaaaaggagaagcgTAAACTGGCCAACTCTGTTTCTTCCCTTGCGACATTCAAAAAAGAAGTTgagaggaagcagaaggaacaggctgagaaggagaggatagCGAAGCttgccaagaaggaaaaggagagaagaggcaagcaggagggagagaaggtCGGAAAGTATAGGgtgcaaaagaagagggttgAAGTGCAGTTGGGTGAAGATTTGGCAGAAAGTTTGCGACAGGTTAGGCCGGAAGGCAACTTGTTTAAAGATAGATTCTTGGCTTTGCAGAAGCGAGCACTTGTCGAGCCTCGTGTTCCCCAGTTGTACGTGTATTTCCTATCATGATTTGTTATCATCATTGACTTTTCCTTTAggcccaagaagaaggctctCAAAATCAAGGAATTCGAAAAGCACGCTTGGAAGCGCTTCCTATAGGTTGTCTACTTTTTTATATAGTTATCATACCTGTACATTTTTGGCCATGTCTGTACGCTATGCATCGCACCCGTTCGAACAAACAAAACAACATTTCAACCTTGTACATGTGACTTTCCGTACAGTAAGTATATCGTGAAAATGATCCGCATGGAACTGAGAAAGCTGTTATGATCGTACACGCAACTGCCTCGAATTAAGTCGTCCGCGCTTCGCCCTGCCCTTGCTCCTGCCCTTGCACGTCCGCGTTCTCTTCCCAGCCTGCTAATAAGTCCATTATTTCCTGATTTAGCTCCCCATTCAACTCTTGTCCATCATTTCCAGTGAACAGGCTATTTAGATCAAAATTGTCCACACCAATGGTTGTAGTATCCATCGACGACAGGAACGCATTAATGTCAAACTCCGGATCAAGATCAGATGGTCCTTGGGATTGAGGTCGATGTGTTTGAGGTTGCGAATGAGCCGGTGGCTGAATCGGATTGGGGTCAGGCGTAGCATGTGAAAGGTTGGGTGTCGGGTGTGATCCAGTCGAGTCAGGAAGCGCGGGGTTGGGCGTGGGATGCGAAGGAATTGGGGTCGGGTTGGCCTGTGATGAGGGTGTAGGTGCAGGATGAGGCGTGCTACTCGTGCTTCCATACCCACTTCCATGAGAGTGACCATGCCCATGTCCATTACTCTCCCCCATAATGGTCCTCGGCGAAAAGCCGAATACCTCGCTCGAAAAGTCTGATGGCGTACCCA
The nucleotide sequence above comes from Cryptococcus neoformans var. grubii H99 chromosome 1, complete sequence. Encoded proteins:
- a CDS encoding nucleolar protein 53: MAPRASARTQAKPYDRPAANAKSKGKGKAPVHDLGAPSTHSQPSRKGKKAWRKNIDITHEEEALEKSREDERVTGGPMATKSNNELFTVDVVGDAQVGAKAKRQHKPLRSLAVLSERSAVPSLTSRVSKAAPQKKKPLLSSAEKERLKRIARKTQAFSDGTGLASADIQARGPVEKDVWEEEQEFEVEGGFGEETIVKKKVKVPVTIARQRAAYLGSVDKAIETPEGGVSYNPSAESHAKLIDEAYKEELATVEREKEEAALIEKFGSVVEARRHIERSEFAEGMMVGDGESDGEESSGDQDLPEKKASKRKTTAQRNRQARQRAIEEATRQEKEKRKLANSVSSLATFKKEVERKQKEQAEKERIAKLAKKEKERRGKQEGEKVGKYRVQKKRVEVQLGEDLAESLRQVRPEGNLFKDRFLALQKRALVEPRVPQLPKKKALKIKEFEKHAWKRFL